In Stigmatopora nigra isolate UIUO_SnigA chromosome 2, RoL_Snig_1.1, whole genome shotgun sequence, a single window of DNA contains:
- the LOC144209465 gene encoding troponin I, fast skeletal muscle-like, producing MSEKKMSSSRRHHLKSLILSIAFNWIQQEKKDLVVTKENHMAEACPRPSLSGDQATLMETCRKINALIDKVDEERYDMLMKVGKADKEIEDLKIKVIDLAGVKKPALKKVRMSADAMLKALLGSKHTVNMELRAGLKPVNKEVKEEPAEAVGDWRKNIEDKADRKKMFESS from the exons ATGTCGGA aaaaaagatGTCTTCCAGCCGCCGGCATCACTTGAAG AGTTTGATCCTTTCGATCGCCTTCAACTGGATCCAGCAGGAGAAGAAAGATCTGGTGGTGACCAAGGAAAACCACATGGCTGAGGCGTGTCCCAGGCCGAGCCTCAGCGGCGACCAAGCAACGCTCATG GAAACATGCAGGAAGATTAATGCTCTCATTGACAAAGTGGACGAGGAAAGATATGACATGTTGATGAAAGTCGGAAAAGCTGACAAGGAG ATCGAAGACCTGAAGATCAAAGTGATCGATCTGGCAGGCGTGAAGAAGCCAGCCCTGAAAAAGGTGCGCATGTCGGCCGATGCCATGCTCAAGGCGCTGCTGGGTTCCAAGCACACAGTCAATATGGAGCTCAGGGCCGGCCTGAAACCTGTTAACAAGGAAGTCAAGGAGGAG cCAGCAGAGGCAGTGGGCGACTGGCGTAAGAACATTGAGGACAAAGCAGACAGGAAGAAGATGTTTGAGTcatcttaa
- the LOC144209460 gene encoding troponin I, fast skeletal muscle-like: protein MADAKKMTSSRRHHLKSLMLQIAATWIEQEKNDLEEAKVVHMAETCPKPDLSGDMASLVEICKKLQSNIDKIDDARYDVEAKVLKIEIEIQDLKLKVVELAGVKKPALKKVRMSADAMLQALLGGKHKTTIDLRSNLKQVKKEIKEESTEAVGDWRKNIEDKADRKKMFETS, encoded by the exons ATGGCTGA TGCAAAGAAGATGACTTCCAGTCGCCGACATCATCTGAAG AGTTTGATGCTCCAGATCGCCGCCACCTGGATTGAACAGGAGAAGAATGACCTGGAAGAGGCCAAAGTGGTCCACATGGCGGAGACCTGCCCGAAACCAGACCTGAGTGGGGACATGGCCAGTTTAGTG GAAATCTGCAAAAAGCTTCAGTCAAACATCGATAAGATTGACGATGCTCGCTACGATGTAGAAGCTAAGGTGCTCAAGATTGAGATTGAG ATCCAGGACTTAAAACTAAAGGTGGTCGAGCTGGCAGGCGTGAAAAAGCCAGCGCTGAAGAAGGTGCGCATGTCAGCCGATGCCATGCTGCAGGCACTGCTTGGCGGAAAACACAAGACCACCATTGACCTCCGGTCCAACTTGAAGCAAGTCAAAAAGGAAATTAAGGAGGAG TCAACAGAGGCAGTCGGCGACTGGCGCAAAAACATCGAGGACAAAGCTGACAGGAAGAAGATGTTTGAAACCTcctaa
- the LOC144209470 gene encoding troponin I, fast skeletal muscle-like — MAEHCPRPDLSGNQAALMDMCRKLHAAIDKLDEERYDTEAKVNKANKEIEDLNIKVVELRGVKKPALKKVRMSADSMLKALLGSKHTVNMELRANLKQVKKEVKEEPTEAVGDWRKNIEDKADRKKMFESS, encoded by the exons ATGGCTGAGCATTGTCCCCGTCCTGACTTGAGCGGGAATCAGGCCGCACTTATG GATATGTGCAGGAAACTCCACGCTGCTATTGACAAGCTGGATGAGGAGCGTTATGACACTGAGGCCAAAGTGAACAAAGCCAACAAGGAG ATTGAGGACTTGAACATCAAGGTGGTGGAGTTGCGTGGCGTCAAGAAACCGGCTCTGAAGAAGGTACGCATGTCGGCTGACTCCATGCTGAAGGCATTGCTGGGCTCCAAGCACACTGTAAACATGGAGCTCCGAGCCAACCTCAAGCAAGTCAAGAAAGAAGTCAAAGAGGAG CCTACAGAGGCAGTGGGTGACTGGCGTAAGAACATTGAGGACAAAGCTGACAGGAAGAAGATGTTCGAGAGTTCCTAA